One part of the Anopheles merus strain MAF chromosome 3L, AmerM5.1, whole genome shotgun sequence genome encodes these proteins:
- the LOC121599102 gene encoding sphingomyelin phosphodiesterase isoform X2 produces MSQYYFPIVFIVLLEMLRLAQSHPFLFNSGNHRPPVEWKSPEDNWTAEAAPRSIYPLLQNQNNKHQLPPRYAVIESDEDEQLLRRAHEAKENATARTLFYSPKEESHLPPLLTKTIKYFNLQQVAFELETSVMSQVSCTACKAGAGLLQHYIRTGKSKEEIIKMIYQYCVQLKIQSARVCEGVSQLFGVEVIYVLKRITIGPDEICSFIIGDACGDIYNPYHEWEVEFPPVPKPDPRELGLPKEAAPVFKVLHLSDTHFDPYYAEGSNADCNEPLCCRLTNGRPTTPNGAAGKWGDYRKCDTPKRTVDHMLNHIADTHSDIDFIIWTGDLPPHDVWNQTKEENLKVLKETVTQMTEKFPGIPIFPALGNHESAPVNSFPPPYVQQVDSSIAWLYDELDVQWRRWLPASVSHTVRRGAFYSVLVRPGYRIISLNMNYCNNKNWWLLLNSTDPATELQWFIYELQSAEFAGEKVHVIGHIPPGHSDCLKVWSRNYYKIVSRFESTITAQFFGHTHFDEFEVFYDPHDLSRATSIAYIGPSVTPYNDLNPGYRIYYIDGDHDATTRLVVDHESWIMNLKEANLYDYPIWYKLYSTRAAYGMKGLRPADWDQLINNMTDSKELFDLYYKHYWKASPVKPECDYECRKRILCDAKSGRSHDRKYFCEEVEAKIDESNKGWKDWLFSSISSSSSSSGSSNTVSNGNHDTIAHQHEQEVAEAYERNRRLPSVQLAAG; encoded by the exons ATGAGCCAATATTACTTCCCGATCGTGTTCATAGTACTGCTTGAAATGCTGCGCCTGGCACAGT cACATCCGTTTCTGTTCAACTCGGGTAATCACCGCCCGCCGGTAGAATGGAAGTCGCCGGAGGATAACTGGACGGCGGAGGCAGCACCGCGCAGCATCTATCCGCTGCTGCAGAATCAGAACAACAAACACCAGCTACCACCACGGTACGCGGTGATCGAGAGCGACGAGGACGAGCAGCTGTTGAGGCGTGCGCACGAGGCGAAAGAGAATGCAACCGCCCGGACGCTGTTCTACTCCCCCAAGGAGGAGTCGCATCTGCCGCCCCTGCTCACCAAAACGATCAAGTACTTCAATCTGCAGCAGGTTGCGTTCGAGCTGGAAACGAGCGTCATGTCGCAGGTCTCCTGCACCGCGTGTAAGGCGGGCGCTGGACTGCTGCAGCACTACATACGCACCGGGAAGAGTAAGGAAGAGATCATCAAAATGATTTACCAGTACTGTGTGCAGCTGAAGATCCAGTCGGCACGGGTCTGCGAAGGGGTGAGCCAGCTGTTCGGGGTAGAGGTGATCTACGTGCTGAAGCGCATCACGATCGGGCCGGACGAGATCTGTAGCTTCATCATCGGGGACGCTTGCGGGGACATTTACAACCCGTACCACGAGTGGGAAGTTGAGTTCCCGCCCGTCCCGAAGCCGGACCCACGGGAGCTGGGTCTGCCGAAGGAAGCGGCCCCCGTGTTCAAGGTGTTGCATCTGTCCGATACGCACTTCGATCCGTACTATGCGGAGGGATCGAACGCGGACTGCAATGAGCCACTCTGCTGTCGGCTGACGAATGGACGACCGACTACACCGAATGGTGCGGCTGGCAAGTGGGGTGACTATCGAAAGTGTGACACGCCGAAGCGAACGGTAGATCACATGCTGAACCACATCGCTGATACGCACTCGGACATTGACTTCATCATCTGGACGGGTGATCTGCCACCGCACGACGTGTGGAATCAGACCAAGGAGGAGAATTTGAAGGTGCTGAAGGAGACGGTGACGCAGATGACGGAGAAGTTCCCGGGTATACCGATCTTTCCGGCGTTGGGCAATCACGAGAGTGCCCCGGTGAACAGCTTCCCGCCACCGTACGTACAGCAGGTGGACAGTTCGATCGCGTGGCTGTACGATGAGCTGGATGTGCAGTGGCGGCGCTGGTTGCCGGCAAGTGTCTCGCACACGGTAAGGCGCGGTGCTTTCTACTCGGTGCTGGTGCGTCCTGGGTATCGAATCATCTCGCTCAACATGAACTACTGCAACAACAAGAACTGGTGGCTGCTGCTTAACTCGACCGATCCCGCTACCGAGCTGCAGTGGTTCATCTACGAGCTGCAGAGCGCGGAGTTTGCGGGTGAAAAGGTGCACGTGATTGGACACATTCCCCCGGGGCATTCCGATTGTCTGAAGGTGTGGAGCAGGAAttactacaaaattgtgtCCCGCTTCGAGAGCACCATTACGGCACAGTTCTTTGGCCACACGCACTTCGACGAGTTTGAGGTGTTTTACGATCCGCACGATTTGAGCCGGGCGACCAGCATCGCGTACATTGGACCATCGGTGACGCCGTACAATGATCTGAATCCGGGCTACCGGATCTACTACATCGATGGAGATCACGATGCAACTACACGG CTAGTCGTAGATCATGAATCGTGGATCATGAACCTGAAGGAGGCTAATCTCTACGATTACCCCATCTGGTACAAGCTGTACTCGACACGGGCAGCGTACGGCATGAAGGGTCTGCGACCCGCCGACTGGGATCAACTGATCAACAACATGACTGACAGTAAGGAGCTGTTCGATCTGTACTACAA ACACTACTGGAAGGCCTCACCAGTGAAGCCGGAATGTGATTATGAGTGCCGCAAGCGCATCCTGTGCGACGCGAAGAGTGGACGATCGCACGATCGCAAGTACTTCTGCGAGGAGGTGGAGGCGAAAATCGACGAAAGCAACAAGGGCTGGAAGGATTGGCTCTTCAGCTCGATTAGCTCTTC cagcagcagcagcggcagcagtaaCACGGTTTCAAACGGTAACCATGACACGATCGCACATCAACATGAACAGGAGGTGGCGGAAGCGTACGAACGCAATAGACGGCTGCCTAGCGTGCAGCTGGCTGCTGGGTGA
- the LOC121599102 gene encoding sphingomyelin phosphodiesterase isoform X3 — translation MSQYYFPIVFIVLLEMLRLAQSHPFLFNSGNHRPPVEWKSPEDNWTAEAAPRSIYPLLQNQNNKHQLPPRYAVIESDEDEQLLRRAHEAKENATARTLFYSPKEESHLPPLLTKTIKYFNLQQVAFELETSVMSQVSCTACKAGAGLLQHYIRTGKSKEEIIKMIYQYCVQLKIQSARVCEGVSQLFGVEVIYVLKRITIGPDEICSFIIGDACGDIYNPYHEWEVEFPPVPKPDPRELGLPKEAAPVFKVLHLSDTHFDPYYAEGSNADCNEPLCCRLTNGRPTTPNGAAGKWGDYRKCDTPKRTVDHMLNHIADTHSDIDFIIWTGDLPPHDVWNQTKEENLKVLKETVTQMTEKFPGIPIFPALGNHESAPVNSFPPPYVQQVDSSIAWLYDELDVQWRRWLPASVSHTVRRGAFYSVLVRPGYRIISLNMNYCNNKNWWLLLNSTDPATELQWFIYELQSAEFAGEKVHVIGHIPPGHSDCLKVWSRNYYKIVSRFESTITAQFFGHTHFDEFEVFYDPHDLSRATSIAYIGPSVTPYNDLNPGYRIYYIDGDHDATTRLVVDHESWIMNLKEANLYDYPIWYKLYSTRAAYGMKGLRPADWDQLINNMTDSKELFDLYYKHYWKASPVKPECDYECRKRILCDAKSGRSHDRKYFCEEVEAKIDESNKGWKDWLFSSISSSISYAIHGITKIFWRKR, via the exons ATGAGCCAATATTACTTCCCGATCGTGTTCATAGTACTGCTTGAAATGCTGCGCCTGGCACAGT cACATCCGTTTCTGTTCAACTCGGGTAATCACCGCCCGCCGGTAGAATGGAAGTCGCCGGAGGATAACTGGACGGCGGAGGCAGCACCGCGCAGCATCTATCCGCTGCTGCAGAATCAGAACAACAAACACCAGCTACCACCACGGTACGCGGTGATCGAGAGCGACGAGGACGAGCAGCTGTTGAGGCGTGCGCACGAGGCGAAAGAGAATGCAACCGCCCGGACGCTGTTCTACTCCCCCAAGGAGGAGTCGCATCTGCCGCCCCTGCTCACCAAAACGATCAAGTACTTCAATCTGCAGCAGGTTGCGTTCGAGCTGGAAACGAGCGTCATGTCGCAGGTCTCCTGCACCGCGTGTAAGGCGGGCGCTGGACTGCTGCAGCACTACATACGCACCGGGAAGAGTAAGGAAGAGATCATCAAAATGATTTACCAGTACTGTGTGCAGCTGAAGATCCAGTCGGCACGGGTCTGCGAAGGGGTGAGCCAGCTGTTCGGGGTAGAGGTGATCTACGTGCTGAAGCGCATCACGATCGGGCCGGACGAGATCTGTAGCTTCATCATCGGGGACGCTTGCGGGGACATTTACAACCCGTACCACGAGTGGGAAGTTGAGTTCCCGCCCGTCCCGAAGCCGGACCCACGGGAGCTGGGTCTGCCGAAGGAAGCGGCCCCCGTGTTCAAGGTGTTGCATCTGTCCGATACGCACTTCGATCCGTACTATGCGGAGGGATCGAACGCGGACTGCAATGAGCCACTCTGCTGTCGGCTGACGAATGGACGACCGACTACACCGAATGGTGCGGCTGGCAAGTGGGGTGACTATCGAAAGTGTGACACGCCGAAGCGAACGGTAGATCACATGCTGAACCACATCGCTGATACGCACTCGGACATTGACTTCATCATCTGGACGGGTGATCTGCCACCGCACGACGTGTGGAATCAGACCAAGGAGGAGAATTTGAAGGTGCTGAAGGAGACGGTGACGCAGATGACGGAGAAGTTCCCGGGTATACCGATCTTTCCGGCGTTGGGCAATCACGAGAGTGCCCCGGTGAACAGCTTCCCGCCACCGTACGTACAGCAGGTGGACAGTTCGATCGCGTGGCTGTACGATGAGCTGGATGTGCAGTGGCGGCGCTGGTTGCCGGCAAGTGTCTCGCACACGGTAAGGCGCGGTGCTTTCTACTCGGTGCTGGTGCGTCCTGGGTATCGAATCATCTCGCTCAACATGAACTACTGCAACAACAAGAACTGGTGGCTGCTGCTTAACTCGACCGATCCCGCTACCGAGCTGCAGTGGTTCATCTACGAGCTGCAGAGCGCGGAGTTTGCGGGTGAAAAGGTGCACGTGATTGGACACATTCCCCCGGGGCATTCCGATTGTCTGAAGGTGTGGAGCAGGAAttactacaaaattgtgtCCCGCTTCGAGAGCACCATTACGGCACAGTTCTTTGGCCACACGCACTTCGACGAGTTTGAGGTGTTTTACGATCCGCACGATTTGAGCCGGGCGACCAGCATCGCGTACATTGGACCATCGGTGACGCCGTACAATGATCTGAATCCGGGCTACCGGATCTACTACATCGATGGAGATCACGATGCAACTACACGG CTAGTCGTAGATCATGAATCGTGGATCATGAACCTGAAGGAGGCTAATCTCTACGATTACCCCATCTGGTACAAGCTGTACTCGACACGGGCAGCGTACGGCATGAAGGGTCTGCGACCCGCCGACTGGGATCAACTGATCAACAACATGACTGACAGTAAGGAGCTGTTCGATCTGTACTACAA ACACTACTGGAAGGCCTCACCAGTGAAGCCGGAATGTGATTATGAGTGCCGCAAGCGCATCCTGTGCGACGCGAAGAGTGGACGATCGCACGATCGCAAGTACTTCTGCGAGGAGGTGGAGGCGAAAATCGACGAAAGCAACAAGGGCTGGAAGGATTGGCTCTTCAGCTCGATTAGCTCTTC
- the LOC121599102 gene encoding sphingomyelin phosphodiesterase isoform X1, with translation MSQYYFPIVFIVLLEMLRLAQSHPFLFNSGNHRPPVEWKSPEDNWTAEAAPRSIYPLLQNQNNKHQLPPRYAVIESDEDEQLLRRAHEAKENATARTLFYSPKEESHLPPLLTKTIKYFNLQQVAFELETSVMSQVSCTACKAGAGLLQHYIRTGKSKEEIIKMIYQYCVQLKIQSARVCEGVSQLFGVEVIYVLKRITIGPDEICSFIIGDACGDIYNPYHEWEVEFPPVPKPDPRELGLPKEAAPVFKVLHLSDTHFDPYYAEGSNADCNEPLCCRLTNGRPTTPNGAAGKWGDYRKCDTPKRTVDHMLNHIADTHSDIDFIIWTGDLPPHDVWNQTKEENLKVLKETVTQMTEKFPGIPIFPALGNHESAPVNSFPPPYVQQVDSSIAWLYDELDVQWRRWLPASVSHTVRRGAFYSVLVRPGYRIISLNMNYCNNKNWWLLLNSTDPATELQWFIYELQSAEFAGEKVHVIGHIPPGHSDCLKVWSRNYYKIVSRFESTITAQFFGHTHFDEFEVFYDPHDLSRATSIAYIGPSVTPYNDLNPGYRIYYIDGDHDATTRLVVDHESWIMNLKEANLYDYPIWYKLYSTRAAYGMKGLRPADWDQLINNMTDSKELFDLYYKHYWKASPVKPECDYECRKRILCDAKSGRSHDRKYFCEEVEAKIDESNKGWKDWLFSSISSSSSSSSGSSNTVSNGNHDTIAHQHEQEVAEAYERNRRLPSVQLAAG, from the exons ATGAGCCAATATTACTTCCCGATCGTGTTCATAGTACTGCTTGAAATGCTGCGCCTGGCACAGT cACATCCGTTTCTGTTCAACTCGGGTAATCACCGCCCGCCGGTAGAATGGAAGTCGCCGGAGGATAACTGGACGGCGGAGGCAGCACCGCGCAGCATCTATCCGCTGCTGCAGAATCAGAACAACAAACACCAGCTACCACCACGGTACGCGGTGATCGAGAGCGACGAGGACGAGCAGCTGTTGAGGCGTGCGCACGAGGCGAAAGAGAATGCAACCGCCCGGACGCTGTTCTACTCCCCCAAGGAGGAGTCGCATCTGCCGCCCCTGCTCACCAAAACGATCAAGTACTTCAATCTGCAGCAGGTTGCGTTCGAGCTGGAAACGAGCGTCATGTCGCAGGTCTCCTGCACCGCGTGTAAGGCGGGCGCTGGACTGCTGCAGCACTACATACGCACCGGGAAGAGTAAGGAAGAGATCATCAAAATGATTTACCAGTACTGTGTGCAGCTGAAGATCCAGTCGGCACGGGTCTGCGAAGGGGTGAGCCAGCTGTTCGGGGTAGAGGTGATCTACGTGCTGAAGCGCATCACGATCGGGCCGGACGAGATCTGTAGCTTCATCATCGGGGACGCTTGCGGGGACATTTACAACCCGTACCACGAGTGGGAAGTTGAGTTCCCGCCCGTCCCGAAGCCGGACCCACGGGAGCTGGGTCTGCCGAAGGAAGCGGCCCCCGTGTTCAAGGTGTTGCATCTGTCCGATACGCACTTCGATCCGTACTATGCGGAGGGATCGAACGCGGACTGCAATGAGCCACTCTGCTGTCGGCTGACGAATGGACGACCGACTACACCGAATGGTGCGGCTGGCAAGTGGGGTGACTATCGAAAGTGTGACACGCCGAAGCGAACGGTAGATCACATGCTGAACCACATCGCTGATACGCACTCGGACATTGACTTCATCATCTGGACGGGTGATCTGCCACCGCACGACGTGTGGAATCAGACCAAGGAGGAGAATTTGAAGGTGCTGAAGGAGACGGTGACGCAGATGACGGAGAAGTTCCCGGGTATACCGATCTTTCCGGCGTTGGGCAATCACGAGAGTGCCCCGGTGAACAGCTTCCCGCCACCGTACGTACAGCAGGTGGACAGTTCGATCGCGTGGCTGTACGATGAGCTGGATGTGCAGTGGCGGCGCTGGTTGCCGGCAAGTGTCTCGCACACGGTAAGGCGCGGTGCTTTCTACTCGGTGCTGGTGCGTCCTGGGTATCGAATCATCTCGCTCAACATGAACTACTGCAACAACAAGAACTGGTGGCTGCTGCTTAACTCGACCGATCCCGCTACCGAGCTGCAGTGGTTCATCTACGAGCTGCAGAGCGCGGAGTTTGCGGGTGAAAAGGTGCACGTGATTGGACACATTCCCCCGGGGCATTCCGATTGTCTGAAGGTGTGGAGCAGGAAttactacaaaattgtgtCCCGCTTCGAGAGCACCATTACGGCACAGTTCTTTGGCCACACGCACTTCGACGAGTTTGAGGTGTTTTACGATCCGCACGATTTGAGCCGGGCGACCAGCATCGCGTACATTGGACCATCGGTGACGCCGTACAATGATCTGAATCCGGGCTACCGGATCTACTACATCGATGGAGATCACGATGCAACTACACGG CTAGTCGTAGATCATGAATCGTGGATCATGAACCTGAAGGAGGCTAATCTCTACGATTACCCCATCTGGTACAAGCTGTACTCGACACGGGCAGCGTACGGCATGAAGGGTCTGCGACCCGCCGACTGGGATCAACTGATCAACAACATGACTGACAGTAAGGAGCTGTTCGATCTGTACTACAA ACACTACTGGAAGGCCTCACCAGTGAAGCCGGAATGTGATTATGAGTGCCGCAAGCGCATCCTGTGCGACGCGAAGAGTGGACGATCGCACGATCGCAAGTACTTCTGCGAGGAGGTGGAGGCGAAAATCGACGAAAGCAACAAGGGCTGGAAGGATTGGCTCTTCAGCTCGATTAGCTCTTC cagcagcagcagcagcggcagcagtaaCACGGTTTCAAACGGTAACCATGACACGATCGCACATCAACATGAACAGGAGGTGGCGGAAGCGTACGAACGCAATAGACGGCTGCCTAGCGTGCAGCTGGCTGCTGGGTGA